A window of Blastocatellia bacterium genomic DNA:
CGGTGGCGGCGAGCCACTGACCGGCATGTTCTTCTGTATAGCGTGTTATAATAAAGAAGCCAAAAATGGCGCTGAGAAGTCCGCCGCCGCGGCCCGGCGCTTTTTTCTATGGGGGATCAAGCAGACGAATTGAAGAAACTGACCTTACCAGAAGATGCCATCAGGGCGCTGTATGGCCCTTATGACGAAAACATCAAGCACCTCGAAAGCCTCATCCCGGTGCGCCTCACCTTGCGTGGCAACGAGCTGATTATCGAAGGCGAAGCCGAAGACATTGCGGTCGTCGAGCGCATTCTCGAAGACTACGCCGCATTGTTTGAAGAAGGCCGGCGCATGTCGAACGACGATCTGAAGTCGGCCTTCAAGCAGATCGCCGAAGACCGCACTTCGAGCTTGCGCGATTACTTCGTCAAAGCGCGCTTGAATCCTTCGGGCAAGAAGCAGGTGGTGGCGCGCTCGGCCATGCAGCGCCGTTATCTGGAAGCGATTGACAAGTACGACGCCGTCTTCGGAATAGGGCCAGCGGGCACCGGCAAGACGTTTCTCGCCGTCGCCAAGGCGGTCGAGGCGTTGTTCCAGAAGCGCGTCAACCGCATTATCCTGGCGCGGCCCGCGGTCGAGGCGGGCGAAAAGCTCGGCTTTCTGCCGGGCGATTTGCAGGACAAAGTTGATCCCTACCTGCGCCCGCTCTACGACGCGCTCTTCGACCTGGTGGATTACGAGCGCGTCACCAAGCTGCTCGAAAAGCGCGTTATCGAAATCGCGCCGCTGGCTTTCATGAGGGGGCGCGCGGAATCCCTGGATAGTTTGTTGATGACCCCGACCGGTTGGCGCAGGATGGGCGACATTCAAGTCGGCGATCTGGTCATCGGCTCGGACGGCAAGCCGACAGAAGTCCTCGGTGTTTATCCGCAGGGCAAGAAGCCTGTCTATCGTTTAACCATGACCGATGGCGCCAGCGTGGTCGCCTGCGCCGAGCACCTCTGGCAAGTCAAAACGATGGAAGACAAGCGGCGAGATAGGCCGCCGCGCATTCTTCAGACGCAAGAGATGCTTGGCAATCTTCGGCGCCATCATCAATACCGTTACGAGTTGCCTTTGCTCTCCGCGCCGGTTGAATGGGAACCTCAGCCGGTTCCGCTCGATCCGTATGCGCTCGGACTGATGTTGGGCGATGGTTGTATGTCGGGAAAGACTTCGCCGGCGTTTGCGACAGCCGATGACGAATTAGTCTCGTCCTTGAGTTCTTCGTTTGCGGGCATGAGCTTGCAGGTTCGACGCAAGTCCGCGATTGACTATGTGCTGGTCAACCCGCTGGCGGGCAAAGGTGGCAACAAGTTCGCGCCGGTTCGCAATCCGCTCACACAGGCATTGCGCGAGATGAACCTGGAAGGGACCTATTCGTCCACGAAGTTCATCCCCGAAGTGTACCTTTACAACAGCGCCGACGTGCGGATCGCGCTCTTGCAAGGTCTGCTCGACACCGATGGCGGCCCGGTGACGCAAGAAGGCCGAACTTGCCGGATTCAATACACCACCACCTCCGAGCGGCTGAAAGATGACGTGGTCTTCCTGGTGCGCTCGCTCGGCGGCGTCGCTTACTGGCGAAGACGCGAAGCCGAAGGCCGCAAGCCGGGCTTTGCCCACGGTAGAGAAGTTCTCTATCGCAATGACGCCTACGTATTGGACATTCGCCTGCCTGAGCAGATCAAGCCGTTCCGCTTGCAGCGCAAGGCTGATATTTACGAGCGCGGCGGCGGGCGCCCAATGCGCTTCATCAAAAACATCGAGCCCGTCGGCGAAGTCGAAACCCAATGCATCCGCGTCGCCGCTGCTGATTCGCTCTATGTCACAGACGATTTCATTCTGACGCATAACACGCTTGGGGATGCGTTCATCATTCTCGACGAGGCGCAGAACACCACCTCCGAGCAGATGAAGATGTTTTTGACGCGCATCGGCTTCGGCTCGAAGGCGGTGATTACCGGCGACATCACGCAGATCGATCTGCCCGCCGGGCGGCGGTCGGGACTGGTCGAAGTGCAGCGCGTGCTCAAAGACGTTGCCGGCATCGAGTTCATTCACTTCACCGACAGAGACGTGGTGCGCCATCACCTCGTGCAGATGATCGTGCAGGCTTACGACCGCCACACTAAAACGAAGTTCGAGGACAAACTCTAAAATGAGTGACAAGTGACAAGTGACGAGTGACAAGAGATGAGCGGACGAACCCGATCATCTCTCGTTCACTTGTCACTTGTCACTTGTCACTTGTCACTGATTATGGCGAAGGCATCTTCCAGATCGAAGCCGCGCGAGGTCGTCAATGGCGTCAAACGCTTTTCGGCGGGCCTGTCGGATCAGGCGGTCATTGATGCCAGCGTCGGGCTGTTTATCATCGTCGCGCTGTCGATGCTGCTGCTCAGAGATTATCAGCGGCCACTCATCCAACAGCTTCCCGTCGGCAGCGTCGCCGCCGCCGACATCATCGCGCCCGAAGACGTTAAGATCGAAGACACCGCCGAGACCCGGCGGCTGCGCGATCAGGCTGCCGCCTCCGTGCTGCTGGTCTTTGACTTCAATCCCAAGGGCACCCGCGACGCCGTCGCCAGCCTGCAAGAGCTATTTGCCGCCGGGCGCGAAGCCGGGGCCGGCGTTTCGATAGACGACCTGCACGGCCAGATCGAAGAGCGCAGCGGCATCGCGCTTGAGCCCGAGCAGATCGCCGTGCTCGCCCGCCACCGCTTCAGCCCAGAGCTCGAACAACTGATGATCGAGCATCTGGAATCCGTGGCCATGTCGCCGATCATCAGCAGCCGCAGCCAGTTCCGCCGCCTCGGCGCCGTCGCCATTATGCGCCGCGACGTGCGCAGCGATCAGGAGACGGTCGTTAGCGACCTCGGCAGCATTAACGACAAGCTCACGGCGAGCGCCTCGCTGCGCTCGGAGAAGCTCGTCTGGCCCGCCGATTACGAGCCGCGCGAGCGCAAGCTGATGGGCGAAATCCTCGGCTCGCTCATCGTCCCGAACATCGAGTACAACGAAAGCGAAACGCAACATCGCCGCGATGCCGCGCGCGAGCAGATCAAGCCGGTCGTCGCCGCCGCCAAGAAGGGTGAGCCGATTGTGGCGCGCGGCGAGACCGTCAGCCCGGCAAAAGCCTTGCTGCTCGCGGAAGCGGCGCGCACGCGGCCCATCGGTCAGCGCGCCCTGGAATTCGGCGGCACCGTGATCATCGTCATGATGCTGACGCTGGTGCTGTGGCAGTACCTGGTTCGTTATCAGCGCCAACATCTGCGCGTCCGCCGCCACTTCCTGTTGCAAATCGCCTGCTTCGTCATCACGCTGGGCCTCGGGCGGATGTACTTCGCGTTCTCGGCGGCGATGAGCAGTTGGGCGACGAGCGCGCCGTTCAATTCGCCGATTGCTTACAAGTTCCTCGCGCCGATGGCGGTCGGCGCGGTGCTGGTGACGATTCTTACGGACGCCCACGCGGCCTTCGTCTTCTCTGCGCTGCTGACCGTCTTCGTCGGCATGTTTTCGGGCAACGTCTACCTGGCGGCGTTCACGCTGATGTCGAGCGCCGGGGCGATCTATTACCTGAAAGATTGCCGTGACCGCACGGCGCTGGTCTGGGCGGGCTTATGGATCGGCGGCGTCAACGCGACGACGGCGCTGGCGCTCGACCTGCTGGGCGCTAACGAAGCGCGCTTCTGGCTGGTGCTTTTCGACGTGGTCTGCGGCTTTATGGGCGGCGTGCTGGCGACGATGGTGGCGTCGCTGTTGCTGCCGCTGTTCGAGTGGTTGTTCGAGATTACCACGAGCATCAAGCTGCTGGAGCTATCAAACCTCAACCTGCCGTTGTTGAAGCAACTGGCCGAGCGCGCGCCGGGAACCTACCACCACTCGATTATGGTCGGACTGCTGGCCGAAGCCGGGGCCGAAGCCATCGGCGCAGACGCGCTGTTTGCGCGCGTCGCCTGCTACTATCACGACATCGGCAAGAGCGTGCGCCCCACCTACTTCGTCGAAAACCAGACCTACATGGAGAACCGCCACGACCAGTTAGCGCCCAAGATGTCATCGATTGTGCTGGTCAACCATGTTAAGCAAGGTGTCGAGCTGGCCCGCAAGCACAAGCTGCCGCCGCGCATCATCGCCATCATTCCGCAGCACCACGGCACCGGGCTGATGAAATATTTTTACTACAAGGCGCGCAAGCAGATCGGCGATATGGACAATGCGGCGCTTGAGCGCGAGTTCCGCTATCCCGGCCCGAAGCCGCAGACCAGGGAAGCCGCCATCATCATGATCGCCGACTCGGTCGAGGCCGCCGCGCGTACGGTGCAGGAGCCGAACCCCGCGAAGCTGCGCAACATGATCGAGATGATCATCGGCCGCATCCGCGACGACGGCCAGTTCGATGAATGCGACATCACGCAGCGCGAGCTGAAGATAGTCGCCGACAGCTTCGTCAAAGTCTTGATGGGCATTCATCACCACCGCATCGCCTATCCGGGCTATGATTTCAACCGCGCCGGCGCGCCCGCCGTGCTGTCGCAGGTGACGCCCGCCGACGTCGCGGCAGCGACACACAGCGATGCCTTGCCCGTCGCGCCGTTGAAGGAAGCCAGTGGCGATTGAAGTCGTCAACCGACAACGCCTCTGCGCCATTGACGCAGAGCTGATCGCGCGGGTCGCCGCCGCCGCGCTCGAAGCGGCGGGCAGGCGCGCGGCATCGCTCACCGTCGCCTTTGTGCGCGATCCCGCCATTCGCAAAATGAATCGGCAATTCCGAGGCAAAGATTACGCGACCGATGTGTTGTCGTTCCCGGTCGCAAACGCGCAGGACGAAGCGGGCTTCGGCTTATCTGAAGGCGCCGACTTTCTCGGCGACCTGGTGATCGCCACCGATACGGCGCAGCGTCAGGCCAGGGAGGCCGGCCACGCGCTCGCCCGCGAGCTGAGCGAGCTGGTCATCCACGGCACGCTGCACCTTTGCGGGTACGACCACGAAACCGACAACGGCGAGATGAATCGGCTGGAGCTGCGACTGCGGCGCAAACTGCTGAGGACGTGACAAGTGACAAGTGACAAGTGACAAGAGGTGAGGGTGTAAATCCCACTGACCTCTTGTGACTCACTTGTCACTTGTCACTTGTCACTTGTCACTTTCTTATGTTGACTGAGTTAATTGTGACCGGCACGGCGCTCGTGGTGCTGGTCTTTCTTTCGACCATCGAGAGCGCCTATGAATCGCTCAGCGAAGTGGCGCGACGGGTGATGGCCGCCGAGCGTGAAGCGCAGCGGCGCGGACGCTTCTTCAACGAGTTGCTTGAACATCGGCAGCGCTTCGAGCTGATGCTGATTCTCGGCACGCAGCTTTCCATCGCCGCCGTCGCTATCATGGTCGCCGATATGTTGGCGACTGTCGTGGCGCACGGCGTTGTGCCGCTAACGCTCGGCGCGGTCTTTCTGGTCATCGTGCTGTTCCGCCAGTTCGTGCCCCGCTTGCTTGCGCTCAACCACCCCGAAGGCGTGCTGTGGGCGCTGTTGCCGCCCTTCAAACTCTTTTATCGCCTCTTCTCGATCTTTGTCGGCCCGGTCGCCGCGCTGCTTGAGCGCATGCGCAAGCCCGAGCCCGAAGAAGAGCCGAACGCCGAAACGGACGAGGAAGAGAGCTTCGACGAGATTCAGGCTTTCCTTGATGTCGGCGAAGAGGAAGGCATCATCGAAGAGTCGGAGGGCGAGCTGATTCAGTCGATCATCGAATTCCGCGACACCCTGGTTTCTGAGATCATGCGCCCGCGCTTGCAGATGGTGGCCATCGAGGCCACCGCCACCGTCGCCGAAGCCCGCCACCTCATCATCGAATCGAAGCATTCGCGCATTCCCGTCTACGGCGCGCAGATCGATAACATCGAAGGCGTCGTCTACGTTCGCGACCTGCTCGCCTTTTGCGAAGACGACAAGTTCAATCGCCCGGTCACCGAATGCATGCGCCCGGCCTATTGCGTGCCGGAGAGCAAGACGATTCAAGACCTGCTCGAAGACATGCAGAAGGCCAACGTGCAGATCGCCATCGTCATTGACGAGTACGGCGGCGTCGCCGGCCTGGTGACGGTCGAAGACATCATCGAAGAGATCGTCGGCGAAATCGAAGACGAAGACCGCGCCGCCGCCGACACCCAGATCATCCGCAACGAAGACGGCTCGTACCTGATCGATGGCAGCGCCGAGATCAAGAAGGTCGAAGAGTTGTTTCACAAAGAGATCGCGGCGGACGATTTCACGACCGTCGCCGGGCTGCTGATCCGTAAGCTCGGGCGCGTGCCGGCAGCCGGCGAAAAGATCGACTTCGCCGGCATCCAGTTCGAAGTCGTCGAGGCCGACGCGCACCGCGTCAATCGCGTCGGCCTGCGCGAGGTTGACGCCACGACGCCAGCCGGTGAAACTGAAATCCAGGGGCGCGAGCCGGTCGAGGGATAGCCGAGTCATGTCGAATCAGGAAAGCAGCGACCACCAACCTTCCGAAAGTAAGCCGGGCTACAAATCGGGCGTCGTGGCGCTGATCGGTCGCCCGAACGCCGGCAAATCCACTTTGCTCAATCACCTGGTCGGCGAGAAGATCGCTATCGTCAGCTCGAAGCCGCAGACGACGCGGACGCGCATCAGCGGCGTCCTGACGCGCCCCGCGGGGCAGATCGTCTTTTTAGACACGCCCGGCATTCACAAGCCCGGCTATCGGCTCAACCGCCGCATGATGAGCATCGTCAGTGACGCGCTCGCCACGGTTGATTTGATCCTGCTGATGGTGGACGCTTCGGTGCCGATGGGTGCCGGCGACCGCTTCGTCCTGAACATGCTGAAGTCGGTCGCGACACCGGCCTTTTTGATCCTCAACAAAGTGGACGCGATTGCCGACAAGTCGCGCCTGCTGCCGCGCATCGCCGCTTACACGAGCGAGCGCGAGTTCGCCGAAGTCATCCCGCTCTCGGCGCTCACCGGCGACGGCGTCGAGCTGTTGATCGAGCAGGCGCTCCGCTACCTGCCCGAAGGGCCGCCGCTCTATCCCGAAGACGAGCTGACCGACCAGCCCGAGCGCGCTATCGTCGCCGAGCTGGTGCGCGAAAAGATTCTCGAAGCGACCGGCGACGAGCTCCCTTACGTCACGGCGGTGGTGACCGAAAGGTGGGACGAGAGCGAAGAGGTGACGCGCATCCATTGCCTGATTTATGTCGAGCGGCCTTCGCACCGCGCCATCATTATCGGCAGAGGCGGCGCGCTCTTGAAAGAGATCGGCACCCGCGCCCGTCACGACATCGAGCATCTGCTCGGTCGCCATGTCTTTCTCGGCCTGTTCGTCAAAGTGCGCGAGCACTGGCGCGACGACGAGCGTACGCTCGACGAGCTTGGCATTCAAAGCTAGAGCCGTTATTGATGACGGTTGCCATGTAGCGCAATCTGTTAGATTGCGCTACACCCGACGGAAAACCGCACTAATCACGACTGACTGATTCCTCCCGCGCCGCAATCCCTTCCGCCAGCCGCTGCATTTTCCACAAGTATTTTCGCGCGCCGGTAATATCGCGGCTCGCCGCTCACCTTCAGACATTGCAATAGGAATCATCGACCCGCGCTGCGGCGCCGCTCACAGTCGGTGACTCCGGTACAAATTTGATCCATGTTTAAGGAGATCGCACCATGAGAATCGTCGGATTGATTCTAGGCATACTCGGCGGGCTGGCCGCCGGCGCGCTCGGCATCAAGTGGCTGAGCGACGCGCACCAGATGCGCGAGTTGATCGGCGCGGCCCGCGGGCTCGGCGTTGACACGGGCGAATTGGACAAGCTGATCATCGCCGCTTACATCTTGCTGGCGGCGATGGCGCTGGGCATCATCGGCGGCGTGCTGGCCTTCAAAGGCAAAGGCAAGATCGCTGCCGCTCTGATGCTCATCGGCGCGCTGCTGCCGGTGGTCTTCGCGCCCAAAGCACTGGTCTTCACTTTCCTGCTGCTGGTCGGCGGCGCACTGTCGCTGCTGGCCAAGCCGAAAGCGCCCGTCGCCCAGGTGGCTTCGACGTAACCCTCCCTCCTGCCACAATCGGTTCGTTGCACACTCCGCCCGCCGCGCAAGTGGCGGGCTTTTTTTATCGCCGCGATGCTGCCGGGATGCGTGGCGCGGCGCGGTTCTGTCATAATCGTTTCGACGAAGCATCATGGCAAACGACGACTCGGCTGAAACAACCTGGCAACTGGTGGCGCTGACTATCGCGCGCGACGCCGAAGAGATGGCCAGCGCCTTGCTCTTCGAGGCCGGCACCAACGGCGTCATCACGCTCGAAGAGAGCGACGACACGGTGAAGCTCGGCGCCTACTTTGACGCCGCCGCCGACGCCGAAGCGATTGCCCGCGACATCGAAGCGGCGTTTGCGCGGGCCGGCATTCGGTCGGCGCTTGCGAGCGTTGCCATCTCGACTATCGCCGATCAGGACTGGATGCAGAAGTGGAAAGAGGGCTTCGCGGCTATCAATATCGGCGAGCGGCTGATGATCGCGCCGTCGTGGAAATTGCCCGAATCGAGCGAGCGCCTCGTCATTCAGATCGATCCGGGTATGGCATTCGGCACCGGCACCCATGAAACGACGCGAATGTGCCTTGAGCTGCTGGAAGTCTACTGGCGCGGCGGGCGCTTGCTCGACGTCGGCACAGGCACAGGCATTCTGGCGATTGCCGCAAGCAAGCTCGCGCACGGCTCCGCCATCGTCGCCATTGACATTGACCCGCTCGCCGTCGAAGTGGCGCGCGAAAATATCGAGATCAATCAAGCGGCTGACGCGATTACCATCCGCGAAGGCGAGCCCGCCAACTACAGGCACAGCGCCTTCGATGTGGTCGTCGCCAACCTCACCGCCGAAGTGATTATCGCGTTGATGGCTGACCTTGCCGATTGTATGGCGACGCCGGGCAGAATGATTCTGTCGGGAATCCTGACGACGCTCGCCGCAGATGTCGAGCGCGCTCTGGAAGGCGTGGGGCTGCGACTCGTTGAGCGGCGCAGAGCCGGCGAATGGACGGCGATTGCCGCCGCGCGAGGGGAAGCCTGATGCAGCGCCGCCGCTTCTATGCCGCGTCCGCGGCTATCGGCGAATCGGTCATTCATCTCTCAAGCGAAGAGAGCCATCACCTGGCGCGTGTGCTGCGGCTGCGCGCCGGTGACGAGGCATATGTGTTTGATGGCTGCGGGCGCGAGTACCGCTGCCGCGTTGCCGTCGTTCACGCGCGGCAGGCGCAGCTTGAAATCATCGAAAGGCTTACAAACGAGGTCGAATCCGCGCTCGACCTGACGCTCGGACAGGGGCTCGCGAAAGGCGAAAAATTCGACCTGATTGTGCAGAAAGCCACAGAGCTTGGCGTGCGCGCCATTGCGCCGCTGGTCACGGCAAACGCCGACATCAAGTTGAGCGACGAGCGCGCCGAGAAACGCGCCGAACGCTGGCGGCGCATTTCGCTTGAAGCCTTGAAACAATCCGGGGGCCGCCGCCTGCTTGACATACGGCAGCCGGCGTCGCTGGCTGACTTCATCGCCGCCATTGCGCCAAACGAACGCGCCGCCACGCTGCTGGTCTTCAGCGAGCGCGGCGGCGCGGCGCTCGGCGATGCTCTCAGTGAACTGGAACACCCGCAGCGGGTGATTGCCCTGGTCGGCCCCGAAGGCGGCTGGGCCGACAGCGAGCTTGATCTGCTTGCGGCGCGCGGCGCGCGAATGGTCACGCTTGGTCCGCGCATCCTGAGAACCGAGACCGCCGCCATTGCCGCCGTCACCTTGATCCAACATCGGCTCGGCGATCTTTCAAACGGATAAAGATGACCGCGCCTTTCAGCTTCCCGCCTCGCCAAATTCAGCTGACCTGTGATTGAATCGAAATCGCGATGAACGGGTCACAGTTCTACAACCGTGAGCTTGAAACTATGCGGCGCGAGCGGCTGCGCCAGTGGCAGAGCGAGCGGCTGCGCTTGCTGATGGCGGAGCTGGCAACGAACGAGTTTTATCAAGCCAAAGCGCGCGCCGCGGGCGTCGAGCTTGCGCGCATCGAGCAGCCCGAAGACCTCGATGCCCTGCCCTTCACGACCAAAGCCGAGTTGGTCGAAGAGCAGACCGCGCGCCCGCCGTTCGGCAGGCTCTTGACCTATCCGCTGACGCGCTATCGTTACCTTCACCAGACCTCGGGAACGACAGGCCGCCCTTTGCGATGGCTCGACACCGAAGAGAGCTGGGACTGGTGGACGCGCTGCTGGGGCATGGTCTATCGCGGCGCGGGCGTGACGGCGGGCGATGTCGTCTTCTGCGCCTTTTCGTTCGGGCCGTTCATCAGCCACTGGACGGCGATTGCCGGCGCATGGCACGTCGGCGCGATGGCGGTCGCGGGCGGCGGCATGAATTCCGAGCAGCGCTTACATGCGCTGATTGATAACCGCTGCACGGTGTTGATCTCGACGCCGACTTACGCGCTGCACCTGGCCGAAGTCGCCAACCGCCAGGGCATCAATCTGCGCGCTTCAATGATTCGGCGGATGATTCACGCGGGCGAGCCGGGCGCGAGTCTTCCCGCCGTCAAGCAGGCGATTGAAACGGCGTGGGGCGCGACCTGCTTCGACCACGCGGGCGCTACAGAGGTCGGCGCGTGGGCTTTCGATTGCCAAGCGCAATCGGGCGCGATTCATCTGAACGAAGCCGAGTTCATCTTTGACCTCATCGATCCGGCAAACGGCGCGGCGGTCGCTGAAGGTGAGCGAGGCGAGCTGGTCATCACCAACCTCGGGCGCGGCGGCATGCCTGTGCTGCGCTATCGCACGGGCGATCTGGTCGAGCTGACGCACGAGCCGTGCGCCTGCGGGCGCGGCTTTGCGCGCATTCGCGGCGGCGTG
This region includes:
- a CDS encoding 16S rRNA (uracil(1498)-N(3))-methyltransferase, translating into MQRRRFYAASAAIGESVIHLSSEESHHLARVLRLRAGDEAYVFDGCGREYRCRVAVVHARQAQLEIIERLTNEVESALDLTLGQGLAKGEKFDLIVQKATELGVRAIAPLVTANADIKLSDERAEKRAERWRRISLEALKQSGGRRLLDIRQPASLADFIAAIAPNERAATLLVFSERGGAALGDALSELEHPQRVIALVGPEGGWADSELDLLAARGARMVTLGPRILRTETAAIAAVTLIQHRLGDLSNG
- a CDS encoding PhoH family protein, with translation MGDQADELKKLTLPEDAIRALYGPYDENIKHLESLIPVRLTLRGNELIIEGEAEDIAVVERILEDYAALFEEGRRMSNDDLKSAFKQIAEDRTSSLRDYFVKARLNPSGKKQVVARSAMQRRYLEAIDKYDAVFGIGPAGTGKTFLAVAKAVEALFQKRVNRIILARPAVEAGEKLGFLPGDLQDKVDPYLRPLYDALFDLVDYERVTKLLEKRVIEIAPLAFMRGRAESLDSLLMTPTGWRRMGDIQVGDLVIGSDGKPTEVLGVYPQGKKPVYRLTMTDGASVVACAEHLWQVKTMEDKRRDRPPRILQTQEMLGNLRRHHQYRYELPLLSAPVEWEPQPVPLDPYALGLMLGDGCMSGKTSPAFATADDELVSSLSSSFAGMSLQVRRKSAIDYVLVNPLAGKGGNKFAPVRNPLTQALREMNLEGTYSSTKFIPEVYLYNSADVRIALLQGLLDTDGGPVTQEGRTCRIQYTTTSERLKDDVVFLVRSLGGVAYWRRREAEGRKPGFAHGREVLYRNDAYVLDIRLPEQIKPFRLQRKADIYERGGGRPMRFIKNIEPVGEVETQCIRVAAADSLYVTDDFILTHNTLGDAFIILDEAQNTTSEQMKMFLTRIGFGSKAVITGDITQIDLPAGRRSGLVEVQRVLKDVAGIEFIHFTDRDVVRHHLVQMIVQAYDRHTKTKFEDKL
- a CDS encoding AMP-binding protein, with the protein product MNGSQFYNRELETMRRERLRQWQSERLRLLMAELATNEFYQAKARAAGVELARIEQPEDLDALPFTTKAELVEEQTARPPFGRLLTYPLTRYRYLHQTSGTTGRPLRWLDTEESWDWWTRCWGMVYRGAGVTAGDVVFCAFSFGPFISHWTAIAGAWHVGAMAVAGGGMNSEQRLHALIDNRCTVLISTPTYALHLAEVANRQGINLRASMIRRMIHAGEPGASLPAVKQAIETAWGATCFDHAGATEVGAWAFDCQAQSGAIHLNEAEFIFDLIDPANGAAVAEGERGELVITNLGRGGMPVLRYRTGDLVELTHEPCACGRGFARIRGGVLGRADDMLIVRGVNLYPSAIDNLIRGLPEVIEYEVRVHRVAGMDDLLIRLETADAAPFAETARALLARFRRQFGIRISLEQAAPNSLPRYEFKARRFNRA
- a CDS encoding HDIG domain-containing protein; this translates as MAKASSRSKPREVVNGVKRFSAGLSDQAVIDASVGLFIIVALSMLLLRDYQRPLIQQLPVGSVAAADIIAPEDVKIEDTAETRRLRDQAAASVLLVFDFNPKGTRDAVASLQELFAAGREAGAGVSIDDLHGQIEERSGIALEPEQIAVLARHRFSPELEQLMIEHLESVAMSPIISSRSQFRRLGAVAIMRRDVRSDQETVVSDLGSINDKLTASASLRSEKLVWPADYEPRERKLMGEILGSLIVPNIEYNESETQHRRDAAREQIKPVVAAAKKGEPIVARGETVSPAKALLLAEAARTRPIGQRALEFGGTVIIVMMLTLVLWQYLVRYQRQHLRVRRHFLLQIACFVITLGLGRMYFAFSAAMSSWATSAPFNSPIAYKFLAPMAVGAVLVTILTDAHAAFVFSALLTVFVGMFSGNVYLAAFTLMSSAGAIYYLKDCRDRTALVWAGLWIGGVNATTALALDLLGANEARFWLVLFDVVCGFMGGVLATMVASLLLPLFEWLFEITTSIKLLELSNLNLPLLKQLAERAPGTYHHSIMVGLLAEAGAEAIGADALFARVACYYHDIGKSVRPTYFVENQTYMENRHDQLAPKMSSIVLVNHVKQGVELARKHKLPPRIIAIIPQHHGTGLMKYFYYKARKQIGDMDNAALEREFRYPGPKPQTREAAIIMIADSVEAAARTVQEPNPAKLRNMIEMIIGRIRDDGQFDECDITQRELKIVADSFVKVLMGIHHHRIAYPGYDFNRAGAPAVLSQVTPADVAAATHSDALPVAPLKEASGD
- the ybeY gene encoding rRNA maturation RNase YbeY encodes the protein MAIEVVNRQRLCAIDAELIARVAAAALEAAGRRAASLTVAFVRDPAIRKMNRQFRGKDYATDVLSFPVANAQDEAGFGLSEGADFLGDLVIATDTAQRQAREAGHALARELSELVIHGTLHLCGYDHETDNGEMNRLELRLRRKLLRT
- the era gene encoding GTPase Era, with the protein product MSNQESSDHQPSESKPGYKSGVVALIGRPNAGKSTLLNHLVGEKIAIVSSKPQTTRTRISGVLTRPAGQIVFLDTPGIHKPGYRLNRRMMSIVSDALATVDLILLMVDASVPMGAGDRFVLNMLKSVATPAFLILNKVDAIADKSRLLPRIAAYTSEREFAEVIPLSALTGDGVELLIEQALRYLPEGPPLYPEDELTDQPERAIVAELVREKILEATGDELPYVTAVVTERWDESEEVTRIHCLIYVERPSHRAIIIGRGGALLKEIGTRARHDIEHLLGRHVFLGLFVKVREHWRDDERTLDELGIQS
- a CDS encoding hemolysin family protein, whose protein sequence is MLTELIVTGTALVVLVFLSTIESAYESLSEVARRVMAAEREAQRRGRFFNELLEHRQRFELMLILGTQLSIAAVAIMVADMLATVVAHGVVPLTLGAVFLVIVLFRQFVPRLLALNHPEGVLWALLPPFKLFYRLFSIFVGPVAALLERMRKPEPEEEPNAETDEEESFDEIQAFLDVGEEEGIIEESEGELIQSIIEFRDTLVSEIMRPRLQMVAIEATATVAEARHLIIESKHSRIPVYGAQIDNIEGVVYVRDLLAFCEDDKFNRPVTECMRPAYCVPESKTIQDLLEDMQKANVQIAIVIDEYGGVAGLVTVEDIIEEIVGEIEDEDRAAADTQIIRNEDGSYLIDGSAEIKKVEELFHKEIAADDFTTVAGLLIRKLGRVPAAGEKIDFAGIQFEVVEADAHRVNRVGLREVDATTPAGETEIQGREPVEG
- the prmA gene encoding 50S ribosomal protein L11 methyltransferase, whose protein sequence is MANDDSAETTWQLVALTIARDAEEMASALLFEAGTNGVITLEESDDTVKLGAYFDAAADAEAIARDIEAAFARAGIRSALASVAISTIADQDWMQKWKEGFAAINIGERLMIAPSWKLPESSERLVIQIDPGMAFGTGTHETTRMCLELLEVYWRGGRLLDVGTGTGILAIAASKLAHGSAIVAIDIDPLAVEVARENIEINQAADAITIREGEPANYRHSAFDVVVANLTAEVIIALMADLADCMATPGRMILSGILTTLAADVERALEGVGLRLVERRRAGEWTAIAAARGEA